One genomic window of Cupriavidus malaysiensis includes the following:
- the mrdA gene encoding penicillin-binding protein 2 — protein MTEIRNVEQEIGRFRIRVAAAAFFAVICFGLLLSRFLWLQWYKHDQYSAKAEDNRISVAPIEPNRGIIMDRNGLVLARNYSAYTLEITPSKLTESLDDTIDALSKVIDIQPRDRRRFKRLLEESRSFESLPIRSQLTDEEVARFSAQRFRFPGVDVRARLFRQYPLGEAASHVIGYLGRISQRDQERIEAMDEANDAEGAKYDPRKDADNYKGTNYIGKIGIEQSYETELHGLTGFEEVEVTAGGRPVRTLSTSPATPGNNLILSLDIRLQQLGEALFGNRRGALVAIEPETGDILAFVSKPTFDPNLFVEGIDTNTWNELNNSPDKPLLNRPLRGTYPPGSTYKPFMALAALATGKRTAAWGFHDPGSFTLGNHTFRDDKPGGHGWVDMYQSIVQSCDTYYYMLARDMGVNGIHDFMKPLGFGQLTGIDIEGEARGILPSTDWKRRAYRRPEQQKWYDGETISLGIGQGYNNFTILQLANATAILANNGVAMKPHLVKAVEDSISRARALTVPKESYRIPLKQADIDVIKRAMVGVTHAGTAARAFAGAAYESAGKTGTAQTFSLGKNEKYNHHALDEHKRDHALYTAFAPVDHPRIAIALIVENAGWGAAEAAPIARKMMDYYLQGKWPAELADIAPPASERAGGQPPVDTPSVFTTGLTASAATATVMANAGASAAAASGPAGTPAVAGASAPATASAGASAAAASASAPAVPERASAGMAAALDPAAIAPADAEETLEQRMQQALGHSKPKPASAPAPTAAAHVAPRPAVKPRAKAAAPEAAR, from the coding sequence ATGACCGAAATCCGCAACGTCGAACAGGAAATCGGCCGCTTCCGCATCCGCGTGGCGGCCGCGGCTTTCTTCGCCGTGATCTGCTTCGGCCTGCTGCTTTCGCGCTTCCTCTGGCTGCAGTGGTACAAGCACGACCAGTACTCGGCCAAGGCCGAGGACAACCGCATCTCGGTGGCGCCGATCGAGCCCAACCGCGGCATCATCATGGACCGCAACGGCCTCGTGCTGGCGCGCAACTACTCCGCCTACACGCTGGAGATCACGCCGTCCAAGCTGACCGAATCGCTCGACGACACCATCGACGCGCTGTCCAAGGTGATCGACATCCAGCCGCGCGACCGGCGCCGCTTCAAGCGGCTGCTGGAGGAATCGCGCAGCTTCGAGAGCCTGCCGATCCGCAGCCAGCTTACCGACGAGGAAGTGGCGCGCTTCTCCGCCCAGCGCTTCCGCTTCCCCGGCGTGGACGTGCGCGCGCGCCTGTTCCGCCAGTACCCGCTGGGCGAGGCGGCCTCCCACGTGATCGGCTACCTGGGCCGCATCTCGCAGCGCGACCAGGAGCGCATCGAGGCGATGGACGAGGCCAATGACGCCGAGGGCGCCAAGTACGACCCGCGCAAGGATGCGGACAACTACAAGGGCACCAACTACATCGGCAAGATCGGCATCGAGCAGAGCTACGAGACCGAGCTGCACGGGCTGACCGGCTTCGAGGAGGTCGAAGTGACCGCCGGCGGCCGCCCGGTGCGGACGCTGTCGACCTCCCCCGCCACGCCCGGCAACAACCTGATCCTGTCGCTCGACATCCGCCTGCAGCAGCTCGGCGAGGCCCTGTTCGGCAACCGCCGCGGCGCGCTGGTGGCGATCGAGCCGGAGACCGGCGACATCCTCGCCTTCGTCTCCAAGCCGACCTTCGACCCCAACCTGTTCGTCGAGGGGATCGACACCAATACCTGGAACGAGCTCAACAACTCGCCCGACAAGCCGCTGCTGAACCGCCCGCTGCGCGGCACCTACCCGCCCGGCTCGACCTACAAGCCCTTCATGGCGCTGGCGGCGCTGGCCACCGGCAAGCGCACCGCGGCCTGGGGCTTCCACGATCCCGGCTCGTTCACGCTCGGCAACCACACCTTCCGCGACGACAAGCCGGGCGGCCACGGCTGGGTGGACATGTACCAGTCCATCGTGCAGTCGTGCGACACCTACTACTACATGCTGGCGCGCGACATGGGCGTCAACGGCATCCACGACTTCATGAAGCCGCTCGGCTTCGGCCAGCTGACCGGCATCGACATCGAGGGCGAGGCGCGCGGCATCCTGCCCTCGACCGACTGGAAGCGGCGCGCCTACCGCCGTCCCGAGCAGCAGAAGTGGTATGACGGCGAGACCATCTCGCTGGGCATCGGCCAGGGCTACAACAACTTCACCATCCTGCAGCTGGCCAACGCCACCGCCATCCTGGCCAACAACGGCGTCGCCATGAAGCCTCACCTGGTCAAGGCGGTGGAAGACTCGATCTCGCGCGCCCGCGCGCTGACGGTGCCCAAGGAAAGCTACCGCATCCCGCTCAAGCAGGCCGACATCGACGTGATCAAGCGTGCCATGGTGGGCGTCACGCACGCGGGCACGGCGGCGCGCGCCTTCGCCGGCGCCGCCTACGAGTCGGCCGGCAAGACCGGCACGGCACAGACCTTCTCGCTCGGCAAGAACGAGAAGTACAACCATCACGCGCTGGATGAACACAAGCGCGATCACGCGCTGTACACGGCCTTCGCGCCGGTCGACCATCCCAGGATCGCCATCGCGCTGATCGTGGAGAACGCCGGCTGGGGTGCGGCCGAGGCCGCGCCGATCGCGCGCAAGATGATGGACTACTACCTGCAGGGCAAATGGCCGGCCGAGCTGGCCGACATCGCCCCGCCGGCCAGCGAGCGCGCGGGCGGCCAGCCGCCGGTGGACACGCCCAGCGTGTTCACCACCGGCCTCACCGCCAGCGCCGCCACCGCCACCGTGATGGCCAATGCCGGCGCTTCGGCGGCGGCCGCCTCCGGCCCGGCCGGCACGCCCGCGGTGGCGGGCGCGTCGGCCCCCGCCACCGCTTCGGCCGGCGCTTCTGCCGCGGCGGCCTCGGCGTCAGCCCCGGCCGTGCCCGAGCGCGCGAGCGCGGGCATGGCCGCGGCGCTCGATCCCGCCGCCATCGCCCCGGCCGACGCCGAGGAAACCCTGGAACAGCGCATGCAGCAGGCCCTGGGGCACAGCAAGCCCAAGCCCGCTTCGGCGCCGGCGCCCACGGCGGCCGCCCACGTCGCGCCCCGCCCCGCCGTCAAACCCCGCGCCAAGGCCGCCGCGCCCGAGGCTGCACGTTGA